From the Perca flavescens isolate YP-PL-M2 chromosome 21, PFLA_1.0, whole genome shotgun sequence genome, one window contains:
- the erbb2 gene encoding receptor tyrosine-protein kinase erbB-2 isoform X2, whose protein sequence is MEAARSLVFVGAVLLAVTGTLGREVCLGTDMKLDLPSSLENHYETLRLLYTGCQVVHGNLEITHLHGNPDLSFLQGIVEVQGYVLVAHVSVSLLPLDNLRIIRGSQLYNSSYALAVLDNTLGGQGLRTLRLRSLTEILLGGVYIWGNPQLCFPDPQNIIWRDTLDEQNIHNRLHKLQLRAPKCPSCSSVCGKSCWGETAQDCQTLTRIECASGCQRCKGPLPNDCCHLQCAAGCTGPKDSDCLACRHFNDSGVCKENCPPPTIYDPSTYQTKPNPNKKFNFGATCVKTCPYNYLAMEVACTLVCPRANQEVIVAHPDGNEMQKCEKCEGDCPKVCYGLGMDNLGVMDNNGIIMVTSTNVEQFNKCKKIFGSLAFLPQSFTSDPVSNTSGLTLEQLSAFKRLEEITGYLYIDAWPEEWTNLSVFENLKVIRGRMLYKGVFSLAIQNLHIRSLGLRSLRSVSGGLVLLHNNSQLCYTSSLPWDSLLHPTQGPHRIVSKNQDAQLCEEEGRVCHPLCEGGCWGPGPSQCASCKAFQRGTECVEQCDIYQGSIREYTDGSLCVACHSECRSLNGSASCHGLGAEHCSECRHFQDGELCVDHCPSGVKEDQQTVWKYSNATGHCLPCNTNCTLSCTVMDERGCPIDTRTGPGTTIAAAVGGVVLFFILVALLVFYLRRQKKLRRKETMRRILQEHELVEPLTPSGASPNQAQMRILKETELKKLRVLGAGAFGTVYKGVWAPDGENVKIPVAIKVLRENTSPKANKEILDEAYVMAGVASPYVCRLLGICLTSTVQLVTQLMPYGCLLDYVRENKDRIGSQFLLNWCVQIAKGMSYLEEVRLVHRDLAARNVLVKNPNHVKITDFGLARLLDIDETEYHADGGKVPIKWMALESILHRKFTHQSDVWSYGVTVWELMTFGAKPYDMIPAREIPDVLEGGERLPQPLICTIDVYMIMVKCWMIDPESRPRFKDLVNDFSAMARDPPRYVVIQNDEQMSMSSPVDSQFFRMLLEEEGNNMRELLDAEEYLVPQPNHFPRTQGDGASRHQSYRSRDQGLDVEPSVAGGPQSMYSSLSTLGRSQYPTLPLGTSTSNGVWVPQYPTLARSPSGGGQSDSVFLDGPPDELPPGSPGRYSRDPTYSNGSQGDLETDGPNGFHPSHHLNHSLPRRSRGYNHNHVLPEYVNQEIQDLRPGIPDRPSTLPRKGSRVDRRLPNGLSSGHSVENPGYLVPVIVGAATSPAFDNPYYLDLVAKANAVARAAALDGPETLERDGGVPRHVNGFLTSTAENPEYLGLADTWSGYT, encoded by the exons ATGGAGGCGGCGAGAAGTTTGGTGTTTGTCGGGGCCGTGCTGCTCGCAGTGACGGGCACGTTGGGCAGAGAAG TGTGCCTGGGTACAGACATGAAGCTGGACCTGCCCTCCAGCCTGGAAAATCACTACGAGACCCTCAGGCTGCTCTACACTGGCTGCCAGGTTGTCCACGGCAACCTGGAGATCACCCATCTACATGGAAACCCTGACCTCTCCTTCCTTCAG GGGATCGTGGAGGTACAGGGCTATGTACTTGTAGCTCATGTGTCAGTGAGTCTATTGCCATTGGACAACCTTCGAATCATAAGAGGCAGCCAGCTGTACAACTCCAGCTACGCCCTGGCTGTGCTGGATAACACTCTGGGCGGACAGGGGCTTAGGACGCTCCGGCTCCGTAGCCTCACAG AGATCCTGTTGGGTGGGGTGTATATTTGGGGGAACCCCCAGCTGTGCTTCCCAGACCCCCAGAACATAATTTGGAGGGACACTTTGGACGAGCAGAACATCCACAACCGGCTGCACAAACTGCAGCTTCGGGCTCCTAAAT GTCCAAGTTGTTCCTCTGTATGTGGGAAAAGCTGCTGGGGAGAAACTGCACAGGACTGCCAGACTT TGACCCGTATTGAATGTGCGTCTGGCTGTCAGCGGTGTAAAGGTCCCCTTCCCAATGACTGCTGTCACCTGCAGTGCGCTGCTGGATGCACAGGACCCAAAGACTCAGACTGTCTg GCGTGCCGCCACTTCAACGACAGCGGTGTGTGTAAGGAGAACTGTCCTCCACCGACTATCTACGACCCCTCCACCTATCAGACCAAACCCAACCCAAATAAGAAGTTCAACTTTGGAGCCACCTGCGTCAAGACATGTCCTT ATAACTATCTGGCTATGGAAGTGGCTTGTACTTTGGTTTGTCCCAGAGCCAACCAGGAAGTTATCGTCGCCCACCCTGACGGAAACGAAATGcagaaatgtgaaaagtgtGAAGGAGACTGTCCCAAAG TGTGTTATGGTCTGGGTATGGACAACCTCGGCGTCATGGACAACAATGGCATCATCATGGTAACATCTACTAACGTGGAGCAGTTCAACAAGTGTAAGAAGATTTTTGGTAGTCTGGCCTTCCTTCCTCAGAGCTTTACAAG CGACCCTGTGAGCAACACATCAGGTCTGACCCTCGAGCAGCTGAGTGCCTTCAAAAGACTGGAGGAGATTACAG GTTATTTGTACATTGATGCCTGGCCAGAAGAGTGGACTAACCTGAGTGTGTTTGAGAACCTGAAGGTGATCAGAGGCAGGATGCTCTACAA AGGTGTTTTTTCTCTGGCCATCCAGAATCTACACATCCGGTCGCTTGGGTTGCGTTCACTACGCAGCGTCAGTGGAGGTTTGGTCCTGTTGCACAACAATTCCCAGCTGTGCTACACCAGTTCACTCCCCTGGGATAGTCTCCTCCATCCCACCCAGGGACCCCATCGCATCGTCAGCAAGAACCAGGACGCCCAACTCTGTG AGGAAGAGGGCCGTGTTTGTCACCCCCTGTGCGAGGGGGGCTGCTGGGGCCCGGGGCCCAGCCAGTGTGCATCCTGCAAGGCTTTCCAACGCGGTACTGAGTGCGTGGAGCAGTGTGACATCTATCAGGG GTCCATCCGTGAATACACAGATGGATCTTTGTGTGTTGCCTGTCACTCAGAGTGTCGATCTCTCAATGGCTCTGCCTCCTGTCATGGCCTG GGTGCAGAGCATTGTTCAGAGTGTCGACACTTCCAGGATGGTGAGCTTTGTGTGGATCATTGTCCCAGCGGTGTGAAGGAGGATCAGCAAACTGTGTGGAAGTACAGCAACGCTACAGGACACTGTCTGCCCTGCAACACCAACTGCACGCTGTC CTGCACTGTGATGGATGAGAGAGGCTGCCCTATTGACACCAGGACAGG ACCGGGTACAACCATTGCAGCTGCAGTGGGTGGGGTGGTGCTCTTCTTCATCCTGGTCGCTCTGCTCGTCTTCTACCTGAGGAGACAGAAGAAGCTCAGGAGGAAGGAGACAATGAGGAGGATCCTACAAGAACATGAG CTCGTGGAGCCTTTGACACCCAGTGGCGCATCACCCAATCAGGCTCAGATGCGTATCCTGAAGGAGACTGAGTTGAAAAAACTCAGGGTGCTGGGTGCAGGGGCCTTCGGCACTGTTTACAAG GGTGTGTGGGCTCCTGATGgggaaaatgttaaaataccaGTGGCCATCAAGGTGTTACGAGAGAACACCTCACCAAAGGCCAATAAAGAGATCCTTGAT GAGGCCTATGTGATGGCAGGAGTGGCCAGCCCTTACGTTTGCCGGCTGCTGGGGATTTGTCTGACCTCCACGGTACAGCTGGTCACTCAGCTGATGCCGTACGGCTGCCTCCTCGACTACGTCAGGGAGAACAAGGACCGCATTGGCTCCCAGTTCCTCCTCAACTGGTGTGTCCAAATTGCCAAG gggATGAGTTATCTGGAGGAAGTCCGGCTGGTCCACAGAGATTTGGCCGCCAGAAATGTTCTGGTCAAGAACCCGAACCATGTGAAGATCACTGACTTCGGTCTGGCCCGTCTGCTCGATATAGATGAGACTGAATATCATGCTGATGGAGGGAAG GTGCCGATTAAATGGATGGCACTAGAGTCTATTCTGCACAGGAAGTTCACTCATCAGAGTGATGTCTGGAGCTACG GTGTGACGGTCTGGGAGCTGATGACGTTTGGTGCTAAACCCTACGACATGATCCCAGCGAGAGAAATTCCAGATGTTTTAGAGGGAGGAGAACGGCTTCCCCAGCCCCTCATCTGCACCATCGACGTCTACATGATCATGGTCAAAT GTTGGATGATTGACCCAGAAAGCAGACCAAGGTTCAAAGATCTGGTGAATGATTTTAGCGCCATGGCCAGAGATCCACCTCGCTATGTAGTCATTCAG AACGACGAGCAGATGAGCATGTCCAGCCCAGTGGACAGCCAGTTTTTCCGAATgcttctggaggaggaagggaacAACATGAGGGAACTGCTGGATGCTGAGGAGTATCTGGTACCTCAGCCAAACCACTTCCCTAGGACTCAGGGAGACGGGGCATCCAGACACCAGTCATACAGG AGCAGAGATCAAGGCTTAGATGTTGAGCCCTCTGTCGCCGGCGGTCCTCAGAGCATGTACTCCTCCCTGAGCACTCTTGGCCGCAGCCAGTACCCTACCTTACCTTTAGGGACCAGCACCTCCAACGGCGTATGGGTCCCTCAGTACCCAACTCTGGCTCGCAGCCCCTCAGGCGGGGGTCAATCTGACTCGGTCTTCCTGGACGGGCCTCCAGACGAGCTGCCCCCAGGCAGCCCCGGACGCTACAGCAGAGACCCCACCTACTCCAACGGGAGCCAGGGCGACCTGGAGACAGACGGGCCAAATGGCTTTCATCCTTCTCATCACCTTAATCACTCACTGCCCAGACGGAGTCGTGGGTATAATCATAATCATGTCTTGCCAG AGTACGTCAACCAGGAGATTCAGGATCTCAGGCCGGGGATCCCCGATCGGCCCAGCACGCTGCCTCGTAAAGGCTCCAGAGTAGACCGACGCCTTCCTAACGGCCTGAGCTCCGGTCATAGCGTAGAAAACCCGGGATACTTGGTCCCCGTAATTGTCGGGGCTGCCACCTCTCCAGCCTTTGACAACCCATACTACCTGGACCTCGTGGCCAAAGCCAACGCTGTAGCCAGGGCTGCAGCCTTGGACGGCCCTGAGACACtggagagagacggaggagtgCCCAGGCACGTGAATGGGTTTCTGACCTCCACGGCAGAGAATCCAGAGTATCTGGGACTAGCGGACACCTGGAGTGGATATACTTGA
- the erbb2 gene encoding receptor tyrosine-protein kinase erbB-2 isoform X1, producing MEAARSLVFVGAVLLAVTGTLGREVCLGTDMKLDLPSSLENHYETLRLLYTGCQVVHGNLEITHLHGNPDLSFLQGIVEVQGYVLVAHVSVSLLPLDNLRIIRGSQLYNSSYALAVLDNTLGGQGLRTLRLRSLTEILLGGVYIWGNPQLCFPDPQNIIWRDTLDEQNIHNRLHKLQLRAPKCPSCSSVCGKSCWGETAQDCQTLTRIECASGCQRCKGPLPNDCCHLQCAAGCTGPKDSDCLACRHFNDSGVCKENCPPPTIYDPSTYQTKPNPNKKFNFGATCVKTCPYNYLAMEVACTLVCPRANQEVIVAHPDGNEMQKCEKCEGDCPKVCYGLGMDNLGVMDNNGIIMVTSTNVEQFNKCKKIFGSLAFLPQSFTSDPVSNTSGLTLEQLSAFKRLEEITGYLYIDAWPEEWTNLSVFENLKVIRGRMLYKGVFSLAIQNLHIRSLGLRSLRSVSGGLVLLHNNSQLCYTSSLPWDSLLHPTQGPHRIVSKNQDAQLCEEEGRVCHPLCEGGCWGPGPSQCASCKAFQRGTECVEQCDIYQGSIREYTDGSLCVACHSECRSLNGSASCHGLGAEHCSECRHFQDGELCVDHCPSGVKEDQQTVWKYSNATGHCLPCNTNCTLSCTVMDERGCPIDTRTGPGTTIAAAVGGVVLFFILVALLVFYLRRQKKLRRKETMRRILQEHELVEPLTPSGASPNQAQMRILKETELKKLRVLGAGAFGTVYKGVWAPDGENVKIPVAIKVLRENTSPKANKEILDEAYVMAGVASPYVCRLLGICLTSTVQLVTQLMPYGCLLDYVRENKDRIGSQFLLNWCVQIAKGMSYLEEVRLVHRDLAARNVLVKNPNHVKITDFGLARLLDIDETEYHADGGKVPIKWMALESILHRKFTHQSDVWSYGVTVWELMTFGAKPYDMIPAREIPDVLEGGERLPQPLICTIDVYMIMVKCWMIDPESRPRFKDLVNDFSAMARDPPRYVVIQNDEQMSMSSPVDSQFFRMLLEEEGNNMRELLDAEEYLVPQPNHFPRTQGDGASRHQSYRQSRDQGLDVEPSVAGGPQSMYSSLSTLGRSQYPTLPLGTSTSNGVWVPQYPTLARSPSGGGQSDSVFLDGPPDELPPGSPGRYSRDPTYSNGSQGDLETDGPNGFHPSHHLNHSLPRRSRGYNHNHVLPEYVNQEIQDLRPGIPDRPSTLPRKGSRVDRRLPNGLSSGHSVENPGYLVPVIVGAATSPAFDNPYYLDLVAKANAVARAAALDGPETLERDGGVPRHVNGFLTSTAENPEYLGLADTWSGYT from the exons ATGGAGGCGGCGAGAAGTTTGGTGTTTGTCGGGGCCGTGCTGCTCGCAGTGACGGGCACGTTGGGCAGAGAAG TGTGCCTGGGTACAGACATGAAGCTGGACCTGCCCTCCAGCCTGGAAAATCACTACGAGACCCTCAGGCTGCTCTACACTGGCTGCCAGGTTGTCCACGGCAACCTGGAGATCACCCATCTACATGGAAACCCTGACCTCTCCTTCCTTCAG GGGATCGTGGAGGTACAGGGCTATGTACTTGTAGCTCATGTGTCAGTGAGTCTATTGCCATTGGACAACCTTCGAATCATAAGAGGCAGCCAGCTGTACAACTCCAGCTACGCCCTGGCTGTGCTGGATAACACTCTGGGCGGACAGGGGCTTAGGACGCTCCGGCTCCGTAGCCTCACAG AGATCCTGTTGGGTGGGGTGTATATTTGGGGGAACCCCCAGCTGTGCTTCCCAGACCCCCAGAACATAATTTGGAGGGACACTTTGGACGAGCAGAACATCCACAACCGGCTGCACAAACTGCAGCTTCGGGCTCCTAAAT GTCCAAGTTGTTCCTCTGTATGTGGGAAAAGCTGCTGGGGAGAAACTGCACAGGACTGCCAGACTT TGACCCGTATTGAATGTGCGTCTGGCTGTCAGCGGTGTAAAGGTCCCCTTCCCAATGACTGCTGTCACCTGCAGTGCGCTGCTGGATGCACAGGACCCAAAGACTCAGACTGTCTg GCGTGCCGCCACTTCAACGACAGCGGTGTGTGTAAGGAGAACTGTCCTCCACCGACTATCTACGACCCCTCCACCTATCAGACCAAACCCAACCCAAATAAGAAGTTCAACTTTGGAGCCACCTGCGTCAAGACATGTCCTT ATAACTATCTGGCTATGGAAGTGGCTTGTACTTTGGTTTGTCCCAGAGCCAACCAGGAAGTTATCGTCGCCCACCCTGACGGAAACGAAATGcagaaatgtgaaaagtgtGAAGGAGACTGTCCCAAAG TGTGTTATGGTCTGGGTATGGACAACCTCGGCGTCATGGACAACAATGGCATCATCATGGTAACATCTACTAACGTGGAGCAGTTCAACAAGTGTAAGAAGATTTTTGGTAGTCTGGCCTTCCTTCCTCAGAGCTTTACAAG CGACCCTGTGAGCAACACATCAGGTCTGACCCTCGAGCAGCTGAGTGCCTTCAAAAGACTGGAGGAGATTACAG GTTATTTGTACATTGATGCCTGGCCAGAAGAGTGGACTAACCTGAGTGTGTTTGAGAACCTGAAGGTGATCAGAGGCAGGATGCTCTACAA AGGTGTTTTTTCTCTGGCCATCCAGAATCTACACATCCGGTCGCTTGGGTTGCGTTCACTACGCAGCGTCAGTGGAGGTTTGGTCCTGTTGCACAACAATTCCCAGCTGTGCTACACCAGTTCACTCCCCTGGGATAGTCTCCTCCATCCCACCCAGGGACCCCATCGCATCGTCAGCAAGAACCAGGACGCCCAACTCTGTG AGGAAGAGGGCCGTGTTTGTCACCCCCTGTGCGAGGGGGGCTGCTGGGGCCCGGGGCCCAGCCAGTGTGCATCCTGCAAGGCTTTCCAACGCGGTACTGAGTGCGTGGAGCAGTGTGACATCTATCAGGG GTCCATCCGTGAATACACAGATGGATCTTTGTGTGTTGCCTGTCACTCAGAGTGTCGATCTCTCAATGGCTCTGCCTCCTGTCATGGCCTG GGTGCAGAGCATTGTTCAGAGTGTCGACACTTCCAGGATGGTGAGCTTTGTGTGGATCATTGTCCCAGCGGTGTGAAGGAGGATCAGCAAACTGTGTGGAAGTACAGCAACGCTACAGGACACTGTCTGCCCTGCAACACCAACTGCACGCTGTC CTGCACTGTGATGGATGAGAGAGGCTGCCCTATTGACACCAGGACAGG ACCGGGTACAACCATTGCAGCTGCAGTGGGTGGGGTGGTGCTCTTCTTCATCCTGGTCGCTCTGCTCGTCTTCTACCTGAGGAGACAGAAGAAGCTCAGGAGGAAGGAGACAATGAGGAGGATCCTACAAGAACATGAG CTCGTGGAGCCTTTGACACCCAGTGGCGCATCACCCAATCAGGCTCAGATGCGTATCCTGAAGGAGACTGAGTTGAAAAAACTCAGGGTGCTGGGTGCAGGGGCCTTCGGCACTGTTTACAAG GGTGTGTGGGCTCCTGATGgggaaaatgttaaaataccaGTGGCCATCAAGGTGTTACGAGAGAACACCTCACCAAAGGCCAATAAAGAGATCCTTGAT GAGGCCTATGTGATGGCAGGAGTGGCCAGCCCTTACGTTTGCCGGCTGCTGGGGATTTGTCTGACCTCCACGGTACAGCTGGTCACTCAGCTGATGCCGTACGGCTGCCTCCTCGACTACGTCAGGGAGAACAAGGACCGCATTGGCTCCCAGTTCCTCCTCAACTGGTGTGTCCAAATTGCCAAG gggATGAGTTATCTGGAGGAAGTCCGGCTGGTCCACAGAGATTTGGCCGCCAGAAATGTTCTGGTCAAGAACCCGAACCATGTGAAGATCACTGACTTCGGTCTGGCCCGTCTGCTCGATATAGATGAGACTGAATATCATGCTGATGGAGGGAAG GTGCCGATTAAATGGATGGCACTAGAGTCTATTCTGCACAGGAAGTTCACTCATCAGAGTGATGTCTGGAGCTACG GTGTGACGGTCTGGGAGCTGATGACGTTTGGTGCTAAACCCTACGACATGATCCCAGCGAGAGAAATTCCAGATGTTTTAGAGGGAGGAGAACGGCTTCCCCAGCCCCTCATCTGCACCATCGACGTCTACATGATCATGGTCAAAT GTTGGATGATTGACCCAGAAAGCAGACCAAGGTTCAAAGATCTGGTGAATGATTTTAGCGCCATGGCCAGAGATCCACCTCGCTATGTAGTCATTCAG AACGACGAGCAGATGAGCATGTCCAGCCCAGTGGACAGCCAGTTTTTCCGAATgcttctggaggaggaagggaacAACATGAGGGAACTGCTGGATGCTGAGGAGTATCTGGTACCTCAGCCAAACCACTTCCCTAGGACTCAGGGAGACGGGGCATCCAGACACCAGTCATACAGG CAGAGCAGAGATCAAGGCTTAGATGTTGAGCCCTCTGTCGCCGGCGGTCCTCAGAGCATGTACTCCTCCCTGAGCACTCTTGGCCGCAGCCAGTACCCTACCTTACCTTTAGGGACCAGCACCTCCAACGGCGTATGGGTCCCTCAGTACCCAACTCTGGCTCGCAGCCCCTCAGGCGGGGGTCAATCTGACTCGGTCTTCCTGGACGGGCCTCCAGACGAGCTGCCCCCAGGCAGCCCCGGACGCTACAGCAGAGACCCCACCTACTCCAACGGGAGCCAGGGCGACCTGGAGACAGACGGGCCAAATGGCTTTCATCCTTCTCATCACCTTAATCACTCACTGCCCAGACGGAGTCGTGGGTATAATCATAATCATGTCTTGCCAG AGTACGTCAACCAGGAGATTCAGGATCTCAGGCCGGGGATCCCCGATCGGCCCAGCACGCTGCCTCGTAAAGGCTCCAGAGTAGACCGACGCCTTCCTAACGGCCTGAGCTCCGGTCATAGCGTAGAAAACCCGGGATACTTGGTCCCCGTAATTGTCGGGGCTGCCACCTCTCCAGCCTTTGACAACCCATACTACCTGGACCTCGTGGCCAAAGCCAACGCTGTAGCCAGGGCTGCAGCCTTGGACGGCCCTGAGACACtggagagagacggaggagtgCCCAGGCACGTGAATGGGTTTCTGACCTCCACGGCAGAGAATCCAGAGTATCTGGGACTAGCGGACACCTGGAGTGGATATACTTGA
- the pgap3 gene encoding GPI-specific phospholipase A2-like PGAP3: MSLPSRRAFESPAGPRLTNMASAITLPRCTSVRLPAVATVVLLLMSVTTVQASQGDKEPVYRDCVKQCVRTNCTGARLRGFQSAQPQYMALTGWTCRDDCRYQCMWTTVGLYQAEGYRVPQFHGKWPFARFLCFEEPASALASLLNGLACLLMLLRYRGTVPRQSPMYPTINAFSLVSLNAWFWSTVFHTRDTYLTEKMDYFCATAVILYSIYLCCVRTLGLRRPGVSSMVGVLLILAFTSHVSYLTFVNFDYGYNMAANATIGMVNLLWWLCWCWQNRRTLPYWWKCGLVVLLLHGLALLELLDFPPMLWVLDAHAVWHLSTIPVHFLFYSFLIDDSLYLLNTEKMGVKVE, encoded by the exons ATGTCGCTGCCGTCCCGCCGTGCCTTTGAGAGTCCTGCCGGGCCGAGACTTACCAACATGGCCTCAGCGATAACGTTACCCCGCTGCACATCTGTCAGACTCCCCGCTGTGGCCACTGTAGTCCTGCTCCTAATGTCGGTGACCACTGTACAAGCATCTCAAGGCGACAAGGAGCCGGTTTATCGAGACTGTGTGAAGCAATGTGTCCGGACCAACTGCACCGGAGCTCGGCTACGGGGGTTTCAGTCTGCCCAGCCGCAGTACATGGCGCTGACAg GTTGGACGTGTCGTGATGACTGTCGCTATCAATGCATGTGGACCACGGTGGGCCTTTACCAGGCCGAGGGGTACAGAGTCCCACAGTTCCACGGCAAG TGGCCATTTGCACGCTTCCTGTGTTTTGAGGAGCCAGCTTCTGCCCTGGCCTCTCTGCTGAATGGCCTGGCTTGCCTTCTTATGCTGCTGCGCTATCGAGGCACGGTGCCTCGCCAGAGCCCCATGTACCCCACCATCAACGCCTTCTCTCTG GTATCTCTTAATGCCTGGTTCTGGTCCACTGTGTTTCATACCCGGGACACCTATCTGACCGAG AAAATGGACTATTTCTGTGCAACAGCAGTCATTCTTTACTCAATTTACCTTTGCTGTGTCAG AACATTGGGTCTGAGGCGACCTGGGGTGTCCAGCATGGTGGGAGTCCTGCTCATCTTGGCCTTTACCTCGCATGTGTCCTACTTGACCTTTGTCAATTTTGACTACGGCTACAACATGGCTGCTAACGCCACCATTG GCATGGTGAACCTCCTGTGGTGGCTGTGTTGGTGCTGGCAGAACCGGCGAACCCTGCCATACTGGTGGAAGTGCGGCCTGGTGGTGCTGCTGCTTCATGGTCTggccctgctggagctgctggacTTCCCCCCAATGCTCTGGGTTCTAGACGCTCATGCTGTGTGGCATCTCAGCACCATACCAGTGCACTTCCTTTTTTACAG TTTCCTGATAGACGACAGCCTCTACCTACTAAACACAGAGAAGATGGGTGTCAAAGTGGAATAG